A region from the Branchiostoma lanceolatum isolate klBraLanc5 chromosome 2, klBraLanc5.hap2, whole genome shotgun sequence genome encodes:
- the LOC136426944 gene encoding olfactory receptor 7G1-like, with product MANLTNVSVGRNSTAFFRTTSHDMDNWTGTPDYNHSINDQEDDFLASSLTAKVLQVCWLVPSLVLILGLNVIFILAVARSPSLQKPRFLLPVNLAILYILLALVFIPNSINNIVGESASDSAFLCLTQCGVYFGTASCTVATLFVMAWDRYRAICDPFHYLEEDGTRWTGFRVLAAWVYGTTISVLSVIFTPIDGIDFAYIQNSNLYCTFTEIGADRQSRVVQILQYTAGMVLIGSAAFIFISYFKIYREIMRQNTVEDGGLPGNPQGGGNHHRPWRTISIHLFIFVIFATTVCTNAIFRYITTTGQKTVTTSVLNRLAQLVYLTVPCFSNPMIYGFRGEEVRAAIRTLLRRRGRTNSTDLARGHRVTNQDTTRLEHVSPESDVPAPQGQTRLSQRPAEPETPLEISSDSDDDEQIAKTVVVKAIIGKRNPFKLQGSDKDHDSIDIELPGYVSSPL from the coding sequence ATGGCTAACCTCACTAATGTCTCAGTAGGACGAAACAGTACCGCGTTCTTCCGTACAACTTCTCACGATATGGACAACTGGACTGGAACTCCCGACTATAATCACAGCATCAACGATCAGGAGGACGACTTCCTTGCCTCCAGTCTGACGGCCAAGGTCCTCCAAGTGTGCTGGCTGgtcccgtccttggtgctgatcctCGGTCTTAACGTCATCTTCATCCTCGCCGTCGCGCGCTCCCCGAGTTTGCAGAAGCCGCGGTTTCTCCTGCCTGTCAACCTCGCTATTCTATACATCCTCCTGGCCCTGGTCTTCATCCCGAACTCTATAAACAACATAGTAGGTGAGAGCGCTAGCGACTCTGCCTTTCTCTGCCTGACACAGTGTGGTGTGTACTTTGGCACGGCTTCCTGCACAGTGGCTACGTTATTCGTGATGGCGTGGGATCGTTACCGAGCAATTTGTGACCCTTTCCATTACCTTGAGGAGGACGGTACCCGCTGGACCGGGTTCAGGGTCCTGGCTGCATGGGTGTATGGCACAACTATCAGCGTACTCAGTGTTATTTTTACCCCCATCGACGGAATAGATTTTGCCTACATTCAAAACAGTAACTTGTACTGCACGTTCACAGAGATAGGTGCAGATCGACAGTCTCGTGTTGTTCAAATTCTTCAGTATACTGCCGGAATGGTCCTCATCGGATCAGCAGCATTCATTTTTATCTCGTACTTTAAGATTTACAGAGAAATAATGAGACAAAACACTGTCGAAGACGGGGGTTTACCGGGAAACCCACAAGGCGGTGGAAACCATCACAGGCCGTGGCGAACAATATCCATTCATCTGTTCATCTTTGTCATATTCGCGACAACAGTCTGCACAAATGCAATATTCAGGTATATAACAACAACAGGACAGAAAACAGTCACCACAAGCGTACTCAACCGCCTTGCCCAACTCGTGTACTTGACCGTGCCGTGTTTCAGCAACCCCATGATCTACGGTTTCAGGGGAGAAGAAGTCCGGGCGGCCATACGGACACTTTTGAGAAGACGGGGGCGAACCAACAGTACAGACCTTGCCCGTGGACACCGCGTTACGAACCAAGACACGACTCGACTTGAACACGTTTCTCCAGAATCAGATGTTCCGGCGCCACAAGGTCAGACCAGGCTGTCCCAGAGACCCGCAGAACCCGAGACTCCACTCGAAATTTCGTCAGACTCCGACGACGATGAACAGATTGCCAAAACTGTAGTTGTGAAAGCGATCATTGGAAAAAGAAATCCGTTCAAGCTGCAGGGCAGCGATAAAGATCACGACAGTATAGATATCGAACTGCCTGGATATGTCTCATCGCCGCTATGA
- the LOC136428070 gene encoding ARL14 effector protein-like isoform X1, which produces MADDLKGEENPAEEKTTVTEEVLDESGKVEARMPHSNAMAGVRKDKALPILERTLQHLQFRNPGPMLQDFDPEKSEREKRKLTRMVQQQKQKAKSSQRDKHKKRCVYDEAGVLISDGRDLCDCLEQDCPGCHYPCPKCGSEKCGAECRCNRKWHYEWIESECRGTRRTFKQV; this is translated from the exons atggcggacgattTGAAGGGAGAAGAAAACCCAGccgaagaaaaaacaacagtaacgGAGGAAGTTCTGGACGAATCAGGAAAGGTAGAAGCCCGCATGCCTCACAGTAATGCTATGGCAGGTGTCAGGAAAGATAAG GCCCTTCCAATACTAGAGAGAACATTGCAGCATCTGCAGTTCCGTAACCCTGGGCCCATGCTGCAGGACTTCGACCCTGAGAAGAGCGAACGTGAGAAGCGTAAGCTAACACGTATGGTGCAGCAACAGAAACAAAAAGC AAAATCTTCACAGAG AGATAAGCACAAGAAGAGATGCGTGTACGACGAGGCGGGTGTCCTGATCTCGGACGGCAGGGacctgtgtgactgtctggagCAGGACTGTCCGGGGTGCCACTACCCCTGCCCCAAGTGTGGCTCCGAGAAGTGTGGGGCGGAGTGCAGGTGCAATAGGAAGTGGCACTATGAGTGGATCGAGAGTGAATGCAGAGGGACGAGAAGGACATTCAAGCAAGTCTAg
- the LOC136428070 gene encoding ARL14 effector protein-like isoform X3, translating into MDDFPFYNGSTNKMADDLKGEENPAEEKTTVTEEVLDESGKALPILERTLQHLQFRNPGPMLQDFDPEKSEREKRKLTRMVQQQKQKAKSSQRDKHKKRCVYDEAGVLISDGRDLCDCLEQDCPGCHYPCPKCGSEKCGAECRCNRKWHYEWIESECRGTRRTFKQV; encoded by the exons ATGGATGACTTCCCTTTTTATAATGGTAGCActaacaaaatggcggacgattTGAAGGGAGAAGAAAACCCAGccgaagaaaaaacaacagtaacgGAGGAAGTTCTGGACGAATCAGGAAAG GCCCTTCCAATACTAGAGAGAACATTGCAGCATCTGCAGTTCCGTAACCCTGGGCCCATGCTGCAGGACTTCGACCCTGAGAAGAGCGAACGTGAGAAGCGTAAGCTAACACGTATGGTGCAGCAACAGAAACAAAAAGC AAAATCTTCACAGAG AGATAAGCACAAGAAGAGATGCGTGTACGACGAGGCGGGTGTCCTGATCTCGGACGGCAGGGacctgtgtgactgtctggagCAGGACTGTCCGGGGTGCCACTACCCCTGCCCCAAGTGTGGCTCCGAGAAGTGTGGGGCGGAGTGCAGGTGCAATAGGAAGTGGCACTATGAGTGGATCGAGAGTGAATGCAGAGGGACGAGAAGGACATTCAAGCAAGTCTAg
- the LOC136428069 gene encoding AAC-rich mRNA clone AAC4 protein-like yields MTVASTASQTRKLESPQRPSVRKRSNRSSIYNNRRNRWRKRRDDSPPYGVGLCTQNFSVRLKHYTTFHFERQVRERQSAGLSYVELAAHRRVEDMHLSAAAARINACPNAGGNSVYSEVLSCELLYRLFGAQLLKTEMEVTYFPQGGALTDYTCRLFGVQVGVSVTRAMKFRGDFDREDAEKLLMKKLTGVINATQNTMESWDKQILHVWTPSKHVARVVTVTYHTLPTDVKANTVVLVTVAQGNILREVFQNK; encoded by the exons ATGACGGTCGCTAGCACCGCGTCCCAGACCCGGAAGTTGGAGTCTCCTCAGCGCCCCTCTGTCCGTAAGCGTTCAAACAGATCAAGTATCTATAACAACAGGAGAAACAGGTGGAGAAAACGTCGGGACGATTCACCACCGTACGGGGTCGGCTTGTGTACACAAAACTTCAGCGTCAGACTCAAGCACTACACGACCTTCCACTTCGAACGTCAG GTTAGGGAGAGGCAGAGTGCAGGGCTGTCCTATGTGGAGCTGGCGGCCCACCGGAGGGTGGAGGACATGCACCTGTCCGCCGCGGCCGCTAGGATTAACGCCTGTCCGAACGCGGGAGGAAACTCTGTCTACTCAGAG GTGTTATCCTGTGAGCTGTTGTACCGCCTGTTCGGAGCCCAGCTGTTGAAGACGGAAATGGAAGTGACGTACTTCCCCCAGGGCGGGGCACTGACAGACTACACCTGTCGGCTCTTCGGAGTTCAG GTTGGTGTGTCGGTTACCAGGGCGATGAAGTTCCGGGGCGATTTTGATCGCGAGGACGCGGAGAAACTCCTGATGAAGAAGCTGACCGGGGTCATCAACGCGACACAGAACACCATGGAATCCTGGGACAAACAGATCCTTCACGTGTGGACGCCTAGCAAACACGTGGCGCGAGTCGTCACGGTAACCTACCACACACTACCCACAGACGTCAAGGCTAACACCGTTGTCTTGGTTACGGTCGCGCAGGGCAACATCTTGCGTGAAGTTTTCCAGAATAAATGA
- the LOC136428070 gene encoding ARL14 effector protein-like isoform X2, whose translation MADDLKGEENPAEEKTTVTEEVLDESGKVEARMPHSNAMAGVRKDKALPILERTLQHLQFRNPGPMLQDFDPEKSEREKRKLTRMVQQQKQKADKHKKRCVYDEAGVLISDGRDLCDCLEQDCPGCHYPCPKCGSEKCGAECRCNRKWHYEWIESECRGTRRTFKQV comes from the exons atggcggacgattTGAAGGGAGAAGAAAACCCAGccgaagaaaaaacaacagtaacgGAGGAAGTTCTGGACGAATCAGGAAAGGTAGAAGCCCGCATGCCTCACAGTAATGCTATGGCAGGTGTCAGGAAAGATAAG GCCCTTCCAATACTAGAGAGAACATTGCAGCATCTGCAGTTCCGTAACCCTGGGCCCATGCTGCAGGACTTCGACCCTGAGAAGAGCGAACGTGAGAAGCGTAAGCTAACACGTATGGTGCAGCAACAGAAACAAAAAGC AGATAAGCACAAGAAGAGATGCGTGTACGACGAGGCGGGTGTCCTGATCTCGGACGGCAGGGacctgtgtgactgtctggagCAGGACTGTCCGGGGTGCCACTACCCCTGCCCCAAGTGTGGCTCCGAGAAGTGTGGGGCGGAGTGCAGGTGCAATAGGAAGTGGCACTATGAGTGGATCGAGAGTGAATGCAGAGGGACGAGAAGGACATTCAAGCAAGTCTAg